One segment of Oreochromis niloticus isolate F11D_XX linkage group LG8, O_niloticus_UMD_NMBU, whole genome shotgun sequence DNA contains the following:
- the LOC100708062 gene encoding gap junction gamma-1 protein: MSWSFLTRLLEEIHNHSTFVGKIWLTALIVFRIVLTAVGGESIYYDEQSKFVCNSAQPGCENVCYDAFAPLSHVRFWVFQIILVATPSVMYLGYAVNKIARAEEKAESGGVNGFSQKKPKKHYLAGRKQHRGIEEAEDDNEEDPMIYEVAEVENDDGEAEKGSSCDRKVKAKVRHDGRHRIKEDGLMRVYVFQLLLRSLLEVAFLCGQYALYGFSVPATYVCKDQPCPHKVDCFVSRPTEKTIFLLIMYTVSLLCLALNIWEMLHLGIGTMYEIIHSRKTELSSEELYGLARGQGPLNEVRLSEEDYSSYPFSWNAPAPPPGYNIAIKPPLVGTGNHNQPLPITVLTNAKLACQQNHVNIPQEERQQNGINDENKCRAGKGDAPRAVHKDSGRPQKILEGDNQTYIQLQSHTNNRSKPHRERKHRQTNRHASSRADTDRGSSGTSSSSKYGVIKGSEWI, encoded by the coding sequence ATGAGCTGGAGTTTTCTGACTCGCCTGCTGGAAGAAATCCACAACCATTCTACATTTGTGGGCAAGATCTGGCTCACTGCTCTCATTGTTTTCCGCATTGTGCTAACAGCCGTAGGAGGAGAGTCAATCTACTACGATGAGCAAAGCAAGTTTGTCTGCAACTCAGCCCAGCCAGGCTGTGAGAACGTATGCTACGACGCCTTCGCTCCACTCTCACACGTCCGCTTCTGGGTCTTTCAAATTATCCTGGTGGCCACCCCTTCAGTTATGTACTTGGGCTACGCTGTCAACAAAATTGCTCGGGCAGAGGAGAAGGCAGAAAGTGGGGGAGTGAATGGATTTTCCCAGAAGAAACCTAAGAAGCACTATCTTGCAGGCAGAAAGCAGCACAGGGGCATTGAAGAGGCTGAGGATGACAATGAGGAAGACCCGATGATCTATGAAGTGGCGGAGGTGGAGAACGACGATGGTGAAGCAGAAAAGggaagcagctgtgatagaaaaGTAAAAGCCAAAGTGCGCCATGATGGGCGTCATCGTATCAAAGAGGATGGATTGATGCGCGTTTACGTCTTCCAACTCCTGCTGCGCTCCTTGCTGGAGGTTGCTTTCCTCTGTGGTCAGTACGCCCTTTATGGCTTTTCCGTTCCTGCCACCTACGTATGCAAAGACCAGCCCTGTCCTCATAAGGTGGACTGCTTTGTGTCGCGACCAACTGAGAAGACAATCTTTCTCCTCATCATGTACACAGTCTCCCTGCTCTGTCTAGCACTCAATATATGGGAGATGCTTCACCTGGGCATAGGTACCATGTATGAGATAATACACTCCCGCAAGACAGAGCTCTCCAGTGAGGAGCTCTACGGGCTGGCAAGAGGACAAGGCCCTCTTAACGAGGTGAGATTGAGTGAGGAAGACTACAGCTCTTACCCATTTTCTTGGAATGCACCAGCGCCTCCACCTGGGTACAACATCGCCATCAAACCTCCTCTAGTAGGTACAGGGAACCACAACCAACCACTACCCATCACTGTTCTCACTAATGCCAAGCTGGCATGTCAGCAGAATCACGTGAACATTCCCCAAGAGGAGCGTCAACAGAACGGCATTAATGATGAAAACAAGTGCAGAGCTGGGAAGGGAGATGCACCCAGGGCTGTTCATAAGGACAGCGGTAGACCTCAGAAAATCCTGGAGGGTGATAATCAGACCTACATCCAGCTGCAGAGCCACACTAACAACCGCAGCAAGCCCCACCGTGAACGTAAACACCGGCAGACCAACAGACACGCCTCCAGCAGGGCAGATACAGACAGAGGTAGCAGCGGCACCAGCAGTAGCAGCAAATATGGAGTCATTAAGGGTTCAGAGTGGATTTGA